In a single window of the Candidatus Methylomirabilota bacterium genome:
- a CDS encoding DUF169 domain-containing protein — protein sequence MTYDWHAIVEGLNQYLRLRSIPIGMKLFETVEEMEAIPKIRRPRARHTTDQIVAQARQLGWTVGVTMADLAGAQCGAVIGLHPQDAEWLSGRRMAGVWFETQEDASLHQHAMDCVPHGRYRAMAVAPLTSGRLDPPDICLIYGTPGQMIFFINGLQWSGYRKLSFTSVGESACADSWGKALKTGEPALTIPCYAERRYGGVADDELLMAIPPRYLPKVIEGLAALSKNGLRYPVPPYGIQTDAAAGLARSYADKDTKGA from the coding sequence ATGACCTACGACTGGCACGCGATCGTGGAAGGCCTGAACCAGTATCTCCGCCTGCGCTCGATCCCGATCGGGATGAAGCTCTTCGAGACCGTCGAGGAGATGGAGGCGATCCCGAAGATCCGCCGGCCGAGGGCCAGGCACACGACCGACCAGATCGTCGCCCAGGCGCGGCAGCTCGGCTGGACGGTCGGGGTCACGATGGCCGACCTCGCCGGCGCCCAGTGCGGCGCGGTCATCGGCCTGCATCCCCAGGACGCGGAATGGCTCTCCGGCCGGCGCATGGCGGGCGTGTGGTTCGAGACGCAGGAGGACGCGAGCCTCCACCAGCACGCGATGGACTGCGTGCCGCACGGGCGCTACCGCGCGATGGCGGTCGCGCCGCTCACGTCGGGGCGCCTCGACCCGCCCGACATCTGCCTGATCTACGGCACCCCGGGCCAGATGATCTTCTTCATCAACGGGCTGCAGTGGAGCGGCTACCGGAAGCTCAGCTTCACGTCCGTGGGCGAGTCGGCGTGCGCCGATTCGTGGGGCAAGGCGCTCAAGACCGGCGAGCCCGCCCTCACGATCCCGTGCTACGCGGAGCGGCGCTACGGCGGCGTCGCCGACGACGAGCTGCTCATGGCGATCCCGCCGCGTTATCTGCCGAAGGTGATCGAGGGCCTCGCCGCGCTCTCGAAGAACGGGCTGCGCTATCCGGTCCCGCCCTACGGTATCCAGACGGACGCCGCGGCGGGCCTGGCCAGGAGCTACGCCGACAAAGACACGAAGGGGGCGTGA
- a CDS encoding RNA-binding S4 domain-containing protein encodes MPEAADSLRVDKWLWAARFFRTRSLAAAACSGGKVDVNAEAAKPAKAVRVGDRLRITLPRDRRIVRVLALSDTRGAAPVARALYEDLTPPRPRQAPPPYRPPGAGRPTKRERRALERLRGS; translated from the coding sequence GTGCCCGAGGCCGCCGATTCGCTCCGCGTGGACAAGTGGCTCTGGGCCGCGCGCTTCTTCAGGACGCGTAGTCTCGCGGCCGCCGCGTGCTCCGGCGGGAAGGTGGACGTGAACGCGGAGGCCGCGAAGCCGGCGAAGGCCGTGCGGGTGGGCGACCGGCTCCGGATCACGCTCCCGCGCGACCGGCGCATCGTGAGGGTGCTGGCGCTCTCCGACACGCGCGGGGCGGCGCCCGTCGCCCGCGCGCTCTACGAGGACCTGACGCCGCCGCGCCCGCGCCAGGCGCCCCCGCCGTACCGTCCGCCGGGCGCGGGCCGGCCGACCAAGCGCGAGCGGCGCGCGCTCGAGCGCCTGAGGGGATCTTGA
- a CDS encoding DUF3047 domain-containing protein: MPARIATLLVALSLAAAAWAADVLLVEDWSKVPLGAKGIPDGWKGDQVWGDPKHDFTILENDGHRVLHLRSQDESSTITKELKGKWRLKDTPILEWSWKAVALPKGADSRHKRTDDQAAQLYVVWPRFPKELRSRLIGYVWDTTAPAGLIVPSEKTSMVTYVIVRSGPAELGKWLTERRNVVEDFKKIYGEEPDNPGAISIAIDSDDTKSTAEAYFGAISFKKP, translated from the coding sequence ATGCCGGCCCGCATCGCGACGCTGCTCGTCGCCCTGTCGCTGGCCGCCGCGGCGTGGGCGGCCGACGTCCTCCTCGTCGAGGACTGGTCGAAGGTTCCGCTGGGCGCGAAGGGAATTCCCGACGGCTGGAAGGGCGACCAGGTCTGGGGCGACCCGAAGCACGACTTCACGATCCTCGAGAACGACGGCCACCGTGTCCTCCACCTCCGGAGCCAGGACGAGAGCTCCACGATCACCAAAGAGCTCAAGGGCAAGTGGCGCCTCAAGGACACGCCGATCCTCGAGTGGAGCTGGAAGGCCGTCGCGCTCCCCAAGGGCGCCGACTCCCGCCACAAGCGCACGGACGACCAGGCGGCGCAGCTCTACGTCGTCTGGCCACGCTTCCCCAAGGAGCTGCGCTCGCGGCTCATCGGCTACGTCTGGGATACGACGGCGCCCGCGGGGCTCATCGTGCCGAGCGAGAAGACCAGCATGGTCACCTACGTCATCGTCCGCTCGGGCCCGGCCGAGCTCGGCAAGTGGCTCACCGAGCGCCGCAACGTCGTGGAGGACTTCAAGAAGATCTACGGCGAGGAGCCCGACAACCCGGGCGCCATCTCCATCGCGATCGACTCCGACGACACCAAGTCCACCGCGGAAGCCTACTTCGGAGCGATCAGCTTCAAGAAGCCGTGA
- a CDS encoding ferritin-like domain-containing protein yields the protein MSGEGAPPARHFVSGLADENAAFWRDRDVRLDPAAAPAARLEQIRYRMRQGVYNELRSVELIAAWIPHVPEREIRELLPGQLEDEQRHYQLLRSRLLDLGEDPDGYRPLPEWEALFDWLIACRTRPTLEKLAMFQFAGETQSCEGFETLISLARDVDPETAELYRTRILPDEYRHAAIGWKALTLLADTPARQASARAACREMNDRVFAAYRAHRARADRGASRGA from the coding sequence GTGAGCGGTGAGGGTGCCCCCCCGGCCCGGCACTTCGTCAGCGGCCTCGCCGACGAGAACGCGGCCTTCTGGCGGGACCGCGACGTCCGCCTCGACCCCGCGGCGGCGCCCGCGGCGCGGCTCGAGCAGATCCGCTACCGCATGCGCCAGGGCGTCTACAACGAGCTCCGCTCGGTCGAGCTGATCGCCGCCTGGATCCCGCACGTGCCCGAGCGCGAGATCCGCGAGCTCCTGCCGGGCCAGCTCGAGGACGAGCAGCGCCACTACCAATTACTGAGGTCCCGGCTCCTGGACCTCGGCGAGGACCCCGACGGCTACCGCCCGCTGCCCGAGTGGGAGGCGCTCTTCGATTGGTTGATCGCCTGCCGGACGCGCCCGACGCTCGAGAAGCTCGCGATGTTCCAGTTCGCCGGCGAGACCCAATCGTGCGAGGGGTTCGAGACGCTGATCTCGCTGGCGCGGGACGTGGACCCCGAGACCGCCGAGCTCTACCGGACGCGGATCCTGCCCGATGAGTACCGGCACGCCGCGATCGGCTGGAAGGCGCTCACGCTACTGGCCGACACGCCGGCACGGCAGGCGAGCGCCCGCGCCGCCTGCCGGGAGATGAACGATCGGGTCTTCGCCGCCTACCGCGCCCACCGCGCCCGCGCCGACCGCGGCGCGTCGCGGGGCGCCTAG
- the ggt gene encoding gamma-glutamyltransferase — protein MPPHRNAYRPTVMGTRGVVTSAHPLASMAGIRMLLAGGNAVDAAVAVGSTLNVVEPFMSGAGGIGLMLISRGRERHVLDFIGRAPKAADAGRCTEDELAGGPKSCATPGNLGGWLAALERFGSMDRAAALRPAIELAEGGVPLTWKNVDFFEAARATLGRSREAQRLYLGNGGPRAGAVVTYKELAVTLRQVAEGGSEVFYRGPVAKAIARAVQEAGGWLAEEDLAGFAPEWREPATIRYRGHDVYSVPPPFSAFQMLETLNILEGFDVAAWGHNSVEYLHHLIEAIKLGSADRLAYAYSPDVPIRGLLSKTYASAQRARIDPARAGRSEGERWNRVRLPDEIREGHPAKFENEHTTHFACADAAGTVVSVTQTLGVPFGSGFAVPGTGVVLNNILKWMDRDPESPNVVRPGKKAGTMMSPTQVFRDGAFAVSVGTPGSYGILQTTPQMLLNVLEFGMNIQEAIEAPRVRVYSDRLLDAEARIPAETRTALAGRGHEVNTIADWSWIVGGGQGIVRDRESGALMAGADPRRDGYALAV, from the coding sequence ATGCCGCCACACCGGAACGCCTACCGTCCGACGGTCATGGGAACGCGGGGCGTCGTGACCTCCGCCCACCCGCTCGCCTCCATGGCGGGGATCCGGATGCTGCTGGCCGGCGGCAACGCCGTGGACGCGGCCGTCGCCGTCGGCTCGACGCTGAACGTCGTCGAGCCGTTCATGTCCGGCGCGGGCGGAATCGGCCTCATGCTGATCTCGCGCGGCCGCGAGCGGCACGTGCTCGACTTCATCGGGCGCGCGCCCAAGGCGGCCGACGCCGGGCGCTGCACCGAGGACGAGCTCGCGGGCGGCCCGAAGTCGTGCGCGACGCCGGGCAACCTCGGCGGCTGGCTCGCCGCGCTCGAGCGCTTCGGCTCGATGGATCGCGCCGCCGCGCTCCGCCCGGCGATCGAGCTCGCCGAGGGCGGCGTGCCGCTGACGTGGAAGAACGTGGACTTCTTCGAGGCGGCGCGCGCCACGCTCGGCCGCTCGCGGGAGGCGCAGCGCCTCTACCTCGGCAACGGTGGCCCGCGCGCTGGCGCCGTCGTGACCTACAAGGAGCTCGCGGTGACGCTCCGCCAGGTCGCGGAGGGCGGGAGCGAGGTCTTCTACCGCGGGCCCGTCGCGAAGGCGATCGCCCGCGCCGTCCAGGAGGCCGGGGGCTGGCTCGCCGAGGAGGACCTCGCGGGCTTCGCGCCCGAGTGGCGCGAGCCGGCGACGATCCGGTACCGCGGGCACGACGTCTACTCCGTCCCGCCGCCGTTCTCGGCCTTCCAGATGCTCGAGACGCTGAACATCCTCGAGGGCTTCGACGTGGCCGCGTGGGGTCACAACTCCGTCGAGTACCTCCATCACCTGATCGAGGCGATCAAGCTCGGCTCCGCCGACCGGCTGGCCTACGCCTACTCGCCCGACGTGCCGATCCGCGGGCTCCTGTCGAAGACCTACGCGTCCGCGCAGCGCGCCCGGATCGATCCCGCGCGCGCGGGGCGGAGCGAGGGCGAGCGCTGGAACCGCGTGCGGCTGCCCGACGAGATCCGCGAAGGCCACCCCGCGAAGTTCGAGAACGAGCACACGACCCACTTCGCGTGCGCCGACGCCGCCGGCACGGTCGTCTCGGTCACGCAGACGCTCGGCGTGCCGTTCGGCTCGGGATTCGCCGTGCCCGGCACGGGCGTCGTCCTCAACAACATCCTCAAGTGGATGGACCGCGACCCCGAGTCGCCGAACGTGGTCCGCCCCGGCAAGAAGGCGGGGACGATGATGTCGCCGACGCAGGTCTTCCGCGACGGCGCGTTCGCCGTGTCCGTCGGCACGCCGGGGTCCTACGGGATCCTCCAGACGACGCCGCAGATGCTCCTCAACGTCCTCGAGTTCGGCATGAACATCCAGGAGGCGATCGAGGCGCCGCGCGTGCGCGTCTACAGCGACCGGCTGCTCGACGCCGAGGCGCGCATCCCGGCCGAGACCCGCACGGCGCTCGCCGGGCGCGGCCACGAGGTCAACACGATCGCCGACTGGTCCTGGATCGTGGGCGGGGGGCAGGGGATCGTCCGCGACCGGGAGTCCGGCGCGCTCATGGCGGGCGCCGACCCCCGTCGCGACGGCTACGCGCTGGCGGTCTGA
- a CDS encoding ABC transporter permease → MSVIALPRPGAARARVGPRWLVALVRRKTTLAGALVMLVIAAVGALAPLLAGDPAHMDVAGRLAAPGRAHWFGTDDVGRDVWSRVVYGARLSSLVGLAVVALSFVVGVACGLVAGYYRRLDNLVMRVMDGLMAFPAIVLAIALMAALGPSVVNVIVAIAVVYSPRVARVVRGSVLVIRETSYVEAARALGASDLTLIGRHVLPNCLSPVIVQASFVFAAAVLTEAALSFLGVGVPPWVPSWGNVLAEGRLYLQQAPWLVLYPGAAIMLTIFGLNLFGDGLRDLLDPKIRGLQTEKQRAT, encoded by the coding sequence ATGAGCGTCATCGCGCTGCCGCGCCCCGGGGCGGCCCGCGCCCGCGTCGGCCCGCGCTGGCTCGTCGCGCTGGTGCGGCGCAAGACCACGCTGGCCGGCGCGCTCGTGATGCTCGTCATCGCGGCCGTCGGCGCGCTCGCGCCGCTCCTGGCCGGCGACCCCGCCCACATGGACGTGGCCGGGCGCCTCGCGGCGCCGGGCCGCGCGCACTGGTTCGGCACCGACGACGTGGGGCGCGACGTCTGGAGCCGCGTGGTGTACGGCGCGCGGCTGTCCTCGCTCGTCGGGCTCGCCGTGGTGGCGCTGTCGTTCGTGGTCGGGGTGGCCTGCGGGCTGGTCGCCGGGTATTATCGCCGCCTGGACAACCTCGTCATGCGCGTGATGGACGGGCTCATGGCGTTCCCGGCGATCGTGCTGGCCATCGCGCTGATGGCCGCGCTCGGGCCGAGCGTGGTCAACGTGATCGTCGCCATCGCCGTGGTCTACTCGCCGCGCGTCGCCCGTGTCGTGCGCGGCTCGGTGCTCGTCATCCGCGAGACGTCCTACGTCGAGGCCGCGCGGGCGCTGGGCGCCTCCGACCTGACGCTGATCGGCCGCCACGTCCTGCCCAACTGCCTCTCGCCGGTGATCGTCCAGGCGAGCTTCGTGTTCGCCGCCGCCGTCCTCACCGAGGCGGCGCTCTCCTTCCTCGGCGTCGGCGTGCCGCCCTGGGTGCCCTCGTGGGGCAACGTCCTCGCGGAGGGGCGCCTCTACCTCCAGCAGGCCCCGTGGCTCGTCCTGTATCCCGGCGCCGCCATCATGCTCACGATCTTCGGCCTCAACCTGTTCGGCGACGGCCTGCGCGACCTGCTCGACCCCAAGATCCGCGGGCTCCAGACCGAAAAGCAGCGCGCCACCTGA
- a CDS encoding ABC transporter permease, translating to MKTYVARRLLALVPVALVVATVAFVLIHLAPGDPASVIAGPDASADDVRRIERQLGLDAPLPVQLVRWYARLARGDLGQSIFLRKPVTEAILDRVEPTLLLTLFAIAIAVAIGVPAGVISARHHDSATDQALMVVALLGVSIPNFLLGLLLILWFSVWLGWFPVAGYSPLEDGLARTLRSLVLPAFALGLVQSALIARIARSSMLDVLGEPFIMAGRAKGLGERAVVYKHALKNAMIPTVTIIGISFAILISGAVVVETVFNIPGLGRLIISAVLRRDYPVIQGVVLCIAGVSMLINLAVDLSYLVFDPRVKYR from the coding sequence ATGAAGACCTACGTCGCCCGCCGGCTCCTGGCGCTCGTCCCGGTGGCGCTGGTGGTGGCGACGGTGGCGTTCGTGCTGATCCACCTGGCGCCGGGCGACCCCGCCTCGGTCATCGCCGGGCCCGACGCCTCGGCCGACGACGTGCGGCGCATCGAGCGGCAGCTCGGCCTCGATGCGCCGCTGCCCGTGCAGCTCGTGCGCTGGTACGCGCGGCTGGCCCGGGGCGACCTCGGCCAGTCGATCTTCCTGCGCAAGCCCGTCACCGAGGCGATCCTCGACCGCGTGGAGCCGACGCTGCTGCTCACGCTCTTCGCCATCGCCATCGCGGTGGCGATCGGTGTGCCGGCCGGCGTGATCTCGGCGCGCCATCACGACTCGGCGACCGACCAGGCGCTGATGGTGGTGGCGCTGCTGGGCGTGTCCATTCCCAACTTCCTGCTGGGGCTGCTATTGATCCTGTGGTTCTCGGTGTGGCTCGGCTGGTTCCCGGTGGCAGGCTACTCGCCCCTCGAGGACGGTCTGGCGAGGACGCTGCGCTCGCTGGTGCTGCCGGCGTTCGCGCTCGGTCTGGTACAGTCGGCGCTGATCGCGCGCATCGCGCGCTCGTCCATGCTGGACGTGCTCGGCGAGCCCTTCATCATGGCCGGCCGGGCCAAGGGGCTGGGCGAGCGGGCGGTGGTCTACAAGCACGCGCTCAAGAACGCGATGATCCCGACGGTCACGATCATCGGCATCTCGTTCGCCATCCTGATCTCCGGCGCGGTCGTCGTCGAGACCGTCTTCAACATCCCGGGGCTCGGGCGGCTCATCATCTCGGCGGTGCTGCGCCGCGACTACCCCGTGATCCAGGGCGTGGTGCTCTGCATCGCCGGCGTCTCGATGCTGATCAACCTGGCCGTGGACCTGTCGTATCTCGTCTTCGACCCGCGGGTGAAATACCGGTGA
- a CDS encoding ABC transporter substrate-binding protein yields the protein MSRLTGPGGVAALALVLLLVAGPSLAAQDQPKAGGVFKAAMIGEPPTLDLHTTTAVIVQQITWHMYEGLYTYDASYGAIPLLAESHAVSDRGRTYTFTLRRGVKFHNGKELTSADVVPSLKRWGRLATPGKQLWKNVEAVEAKGPYAVVIYLKEPSGSLLMGLARPNNGAVVYPKEVVDAAGDNAVKEYIGTGPYRFVEHRPDRHLRLARFKDYVARTDPPDGFGGKRTAYLDEILFIPVPDVAVRLAGVETGEYHYAQQIQQDQYDRVKTTPGVVPAIIKPSAWSTAVLNHKQGLMTDRRLRQAVQAALDMEPIMAAGFGNKAFYRLDPGLQFQEQPQWHSRAGAELYNQKNVAKARKLLQEAGYRGQPVRWISTKEYQWMYKNALVAKQQLEAVGLTIDLQVVDWATLVQRRNKPELWDVFSTGFTFNPEPAFSTAAICNWPGWWCHEDKEQWMEALGRETDPRKRRAMWEKVQQILYEDVGRVKFGDYFTLEVLRKEVQGHRPTNELNLWNVWLR from the coding sequence ATGAGCCGACTGACCGGCCCCGGCGGCGTCGCCGCCCTCGCGCTCGTGCTGCTGCTCGTGGCCGGCCCGTCGCTCGCCGCCCAGGACCAGCCGAAGGCGGGAGGCGTGTTCAAGGCGGCGATGATCGGCGAGCCGCCGACGCTCGACCTGCACACGACGACCGCGGTGATCGTGCAGCAGATCACGTGGCACATGTACGAGGGGCTCTACACCTACGACGCGAGCTACGGCGCGATCCCGCTCCTCGCCGAGAGCCACGCCGTGTCCGACAGGGGCCGCACGTACACCTTCACCCTGCGGCGCGGCGTCAAGTTCCACAACGGCAAGGAGCTGACCTCGGCCGACGTGGTGCCCTCGCTCAAGCGCTGGGGCCGGCTGGCCACGCCCGGCAAGCAGCTCTGGAAGAACGTCGAGGCCGTGGAGGCCAAGGGGCCGTACGCCGTCGTCATCTACCTCAAGGAGCCCTCGGGCTCGCTGCTCATGGGCCTGGCCCGACCCAACAACGGCGCCGTCGTCTACCCCAAGGAGGTCGTCGACGCCGCCGGCGACAACGCCGTCAAGGAGTACATCGGCACCGGCCCGTACCGGTTCGTCGAGCACAGGCCCGACCGCCACCTGCGGCTGGCGCGCTTCAAGGACTACGTGGCCCGGACCGACCCCCCCGACGGCTTCGGCGGCAAGCGCACGGCGTACCTGGACGAGATCCTCTTCATCCCCGTGCCGGACGTGGCCGTGCGGCTCGCCGGCGTCGAGACGGGCGAGTACCACTACGCGCAGCAGATCCAGCAGGACCAGTACGATCGCGTGAAGACGACGCCGGGCGTCGTGCCCGCCATCATCAAGCCCTCGGCGTGGTCCACCGCCGTGCTCAACCACAAGCAGGGCCTGATGACCGACCGGCGGCTCCGCCAGGCCGTCCAGGCCGCGCTCGACATGGAGCCGATCATGGCCGCGGGCTTCGGCAACAAGGCGTTCTACCGCCTCGACCCCGGCCTGCAGTTCCAGGAGCAGCCGCAGTGGCACAGCCGGGCCGGCGCCGAGCTCTACAACCAGAAGAACGTCGCGAAAGCCCGGAAGCTCCTGCAGGAGGCCGGCTACCGCGGCCAGCCCGTGCGCTGGATCAGCACCAAGGAGTACCAGTGGATGTACAAGAACGCCCTCGTCGCCAAGCAGCAGCTCGAGGCCGTCGGCCTCACGATCGACCTCCAGGTGGTCGACTGGGCGACGCTGGTGCAGCGGCGCAACAAGCCCGAGCTGTGGGACGTGTTCTCCACCGGCTTCACCTTCAACCCCGAGCCCGCCTTCAGCACCGCCGCCATCTGCAACTGGCCGGGGTGGTGGTGCCACGAGGACAAGGAGCAGTGGATGGAGGCGCTGGGGCGGGAGACCGATCCCCGCAAGCGCCGGGCGATGTGGGAAAAGGTGCAGCAGATCCTCTACGAGGACGTCGGCCGCGTGAAGTTCGGCGATTATTTCACGCTGGAGGTCCTGCGCAAGGAGGTGCAGGGGCACCGCCCCACCAACGAGCTGAACCTCTGGAACGTATGGCTTAGATGA
- a CDS encoding alpha-ketoacid dehydrogenase subunit beta, which produces MPVMDFGDALNLALREEMRRDPRVYCIGEDIVLGVPFGVTKGLVDEFGPERVLNAPISEAAIVGSALGAAMTGLVPVVDMHFADFVTCAMDEVANQIAKSRYMFGGQVDCPLVLRMPYGIGRSGGGHHSNSVEAWFVNIPGLKVCIPSTPADARGLLKTAIRDPDPVLLFEHRGLYRVTGEVPEAEALVPLGAADVKRRGRDVTVIATARMVHEGLEAARRLAEEGVEVEVVDPRSLVPLDRETLAASVRRTNRVVIAEEGPMRGSTGAWLTWVIMEECFDDLDAPIARVAGPNIPIPFSPPLEKFATPDADAVVAAVRQVLK; this is translated from the coding sequence ATGCCGGTGATGGACTTCGGCGACGCGCTCAACCTGGCCCTCCGCGAGGAGATGCGGCGCGATCCGCGCGTCTACTGCATCGGCGAGGACATCGTGCTCGGCGTGCCGTTCGGCGTCACCAAGGGGCTCGTCGACGAGTTCGGGCCCGAGCGCGTGCTCAACGCGCCGATCTCGGAGGCGGCGATCGTCGGCTCGGCGCTGGGCGCGGCGATGACGGGCCTCGTCCCGGTCGTGGACATGCACTTCGCCGACTTCGTCACGTGCGCGATGGACGAGGTCGCCAACCAGATCGCGAAGTCGCGCTACATGTTCGGCGGCCAGGTGGATTGCCCGCTCGTGCTGCGGATGCCCTACGGGATCGGCCGCTCGGGCGGCGGCCACCACTCGAACTCGGTCGAGGCGTGGTTCGTCAACATCCCCGGGCTCAAGGTGTGCATCCCGTCCACGCCGGCCGACGCGCGCGGCCTGCTGAAGACCGCGATCCGCGACCCCGACCCCGTGCTCCTCTTCGAGCACCGCGGCCTCTACCGCGTGACCGGCGAGGTGCCGGAGGCGGAGGCGCTCGTCCCGCTCGGCGCGGCCGACGTGAAGCGCCGCGGCCGCGACGTCACCGTGATCGCCACCGCGCGGATGGTGCACGAGGGCCTCGAGGCGGCGCGGCGGCTCGCGGAGGAGGGCGTCGAGGTCGAGGTGGTGGACCCGCGGAGCCTCGTGCCGCTCGACCGCGAGACGCTCGCCGCCTCGGTACGGCGGACGAACCGCGTTGTGATCGCAGAGGAGGGGCCGATGCGCGGCTCGACCGGCGCCTGGCTCACCTGGGTGATCATGGAAGAGTGCTTCGACGATCTCGACGCGCCGATCGCGCGCGTCGCCGGGCCGAACATCCCGATCCCGTTCAGCCCGCCGTTGGAGAAGTTCGCGACGCCCGACGCGGACGCCGTCGTCGCGGCCGTCCGCCAGGTGCTGAAGTAG
- a CDS encoding thiamine pyrophosphate-dependent dehydrogenase E1 component subunit alpha produces the protein MYAGMLRVRLFEERVRELFAGGRIPGFLHTSVGQEAVAVGACAALRPDDYVLSTHRGHGHLVAKGGSLGGLMAELYGKANGICHGKGGTMHIADASVGYLGANGVLASGCVLAPGVGLSIRQRKSGQVVLTFFGDGAANRGPFHEGVNLAALWKLPVVFLCENNRWASTTAGALSAAGGSIARRAAGYGIPGDSVDGNDVLAVHDAVSRAVARARAGEGPSLVEAHTIRWVGHFEGDPQVYRGKDEVAEGRRTDPIARLEQTLRARALLDDAGARRIRDGITAEIDAAVAHAEASPLPEARDALTDLFAYYPWRD, from the coding sequence ATGTACGCGGGGATGCTGCGCGTGCGGCTCTTCGAGGAGCGCGTGCGCGAGCTGTTCGCCGGCGGCAGGATCCCAGGCTTCCTCCACACCTCGGTAGGCCAGGAGGCCGTCGCCGTCGGCGCGTGCGCGGCGCTCCGGCCCGACGACTACGTCCTCTCGACGCACCGCGGCCACGGCCACCTCGTCGCCAAGGGCGGCTCGCTCGGGGGCCTCATGGCCGAGCTCTACGGCAAGGCGAACGGCATCTGCCACGGCAAGGGCGGCACGATGCACATCGCCGACGCGTCCGTGGGCTACCTCGGCGCCAACGGCGTCCTCGCGTCGGGCTGCGTCTTGGCCCCGGGTGTCGGCCTCTCGATCAGGCAGCGGAAGTCGGGCCAGGTGGTCCTCACGTTCTTCGGCGACGGCGCCGCCAACCGCGGCCCGTTCCACGAGGGCGTGAACCTGGCGGCCCTCTGGAAGCTGCCGGTCGTCTTCCTCTGCGAGAACAACCGTTGGGCCTCGACGACGGCCGGCGCGCTCTCGGCCGCCGGCGGCTCGATCGCGCGGCGCGCCGCGGGCTACGGGATCCCCGGCGACTCCGTGGACGGCAACGACGTGCTCGCCGTCCACGACGCCGTCTCGCGCGCCGTGGCCCGGGCACGTGCGGGCGAGGGACCCTCGCTCGTCGAGGCGCACACGATCCGCTGGGTCGGCCACTTCGAGGGCGATCCGCAGGTCTACCGCGGCAAGGACGAGGTCGCCGAGGGGCGGCGCACGGACCCGATCGCGCGGCTCGAGCAGACGCTCCGCGCGCGGGCGCTGCTCGACGACGCGGGGGCGCGGCGGATCCGCGACGGGATCACGGCCGAGATCGACGCCGCGGTCGCGCACGCCGAGGCGAGCCCGCTGCCCGAGGCCCGCGACGCGCTCACCGACCTCTTCGCCTACTATCCATGGCGGGATTGA
- a CDS encoding histidine phosphatase family protein → MGARATLIYLLRHGEVVLAETRRFIGHLDVPLSPHGERQSRAQAARLAGVKLTAVFASDLMRARRTGEIIGAPHGLAPVVVGALREMAMGRWEGLRAEEIRRREPAAFADWMARVGEFPFPEGESVADLEARAWPAFEAIVRAHAGEAVAIVAHGGTNRALVCAALGLPRARLLALGQDYGALTVLARVGARWELRRLNERAVL, encoded by the coding sequence GTGGGCGCGCGCGCGACCCTGATCTACCTCCTGCGTCACGGCGAGGTGGTCCTCGCCGAGACGCGCCGCTTCATCGGCCACCTCGACGTGCCCCTCTCCCCGCATGGCGAGCGGCAGAGCCGGGCGCAGGCCGCGCGGCTCGCCGGCGTCAAGCTCACCGCCGTCTTCGCGAGCGATCTCATGCGCGCGCGGCGCACCGGCGAGATCATCGGCGCGCCCCACGGGCTCGCGCCCGTCGTGGTCGGCGCGCTCCGGGAGATGGCGATGGGCCGCTGGGAGGGGCTCCGCGCGGAAGAGATCCGGCGCCGCGAGCCCGCGGCGTTCGCCGACTGGATGGCGCGCGTCGGCGAGTTCCCGTTTCCCGAGGGCGAGAGCGTGGCCGACCTCGAGGCGCGGGCGTGGCCCGCGTTCGAGGCGATCGTCCGTGCCCACGCGGGCGAGGCCGTCGCGATCGTCGCCCACGGCGGGACCAACCGCGCGCTCGTCTGCGCCGCGCTCGGGCTGCCGCGCGCGCGACTCCTGGCGCTCGGCCAGGACTACGGCGCGCTCACGGTCCTGGCGCGCGTCGGCGCGCGCTGGGAGCTCCGCCGGCTCAACGAGCGCGCGGTGCTATAA